Genomic window (Hydrogenimonas cancrithermarum):
CTCGATACGCTCGTAATCGTACTGCAGGCCCGTCGCGACCACGAGAAAATCGTAGTTTATTTTTCCGTTTTTCGCCGTTTCGACCAGATTGCTGTCAGGATCGAACGTTTTGACTTCGTCTTTGACCCATTTCACACCATCGGGCATCAGATCGCTGTTGGGCTTCTTGATATCCTCTTCCGTATAGAGGCCGGCCGCCATGAAGACCTGGCCCGGCTGGTAGAGATGAACGTCGTTCGGAGCGATCAGAACGATCTCGGCATTGGGAGCCGCTTTTCTCAGACGTGCCGCCGCCATGATACCGCCGGCTCCGCCACCGACGATAACGATTTTGGCCTTCTTGTCGCTGGAAGCCATCGCCGCCGTCGCCGCACTCGCGGAAGTGGGTGCCGTTCCCATCATAGTCGCCGCACCGCCGAGTCCCATCAGTTTTAGAGCGTCACGCCGGCTCATGCCATCTTTTTTCATGAGTTCCTCGATAACCTCTTGGCTATGTTTTAACATTTTTTTATCCATACCATAACTCCTGTTTTTGTAACGAATGTTAATATTATATTCATACTAGGTAAAAATTATCTTATTTCTTCATCAATGTATTTTATCGATGAGCATCTGAACCGACCGTTTGTTGTTGAATTCATTGATCTGCAAAGAGCCCGTAACTGCGACTTTCTGACCGATTTCGACCATTTTTTCGTATCCAAATTGAATCGCCTGGAGCTTTCTATCCGAACTTCCGAGAATCAGTTTCAGATGATTTTTTTCTGCACCGATCACTCTTGCATCAATTATACTGATATCTTTAATAAGAAATCTTGGCTTGATATTGGCCTCACCATAAGGCTCGAATCTGGAGAGAATCTCCATCAACTCCCAATCCACTTCGGTGATGGGGAGTTCTCCCATCAGATGCTCTTTCGGAAAGAAGAGTTCCGGATCGAGCGCAGAAGCCGTTTTACACAATGCGGCACGGAAAGCATCCACCCTCTCGGCATCGAGCCTCAATCCGGCCGCCATTTTATGCCCTCCGAAACCATCGAGATATCCGCTGCAATCGTCGAGAAGGGAAAAAAGGTCGACCTCGCCGATACTTCTGCCGCTTCCTTTGGCCACACCATTCTCTATGGAAAGGACGATGGCCGGCTTTTTGAAACGATCCACCAGTCGGGATGCCACGATACCGACGACACCGTCGTGCCACCCCTCCCCTGCCACGACGATGACAGAATCGGACGGATTGGCCATGGCGAAAGCTGCTTCGGTCGTCTCCGTTTCGATTCGCCTTCGCATCTGGTTGAGATTGTCGAGCTCCATCCACTCCCTGCTCGCATCGCTGAGCGTTTTGGCTCTCAAAAACCTCAGCGCGATCGACGCATCCTCCATTCGTCCTGCACTATTGATGCGGGGAGCGATGCCATAACCGATATCTTCTGCACCGAAACGGCTCTTGCCAAGATAGGCGCGTACCGCTTCGAAAGCGGGGCGCTGCGATATCGAGAGCATCTCGATCCCCTTTTTCACGAGTGGCCGGTTGATCGATGTCAGCGGCATCACA
Coding sequences:
- the recJ gene encoding single-stranded-DNA-specific exonuclease RecJ, whose translation is MSNLPRLTKAKIAALLAARFDDGFKTLKELPSPFELHDMERAAERIVKAIERKERIVVIGDYDVDGVVSSALMEEFFEIIGYPVEVIIPNRFRDGYGISPKILERVDADVVMTVDNGITAIDAAEVCRRRGIDLIITDHHTPSETLPDAYAIVNPKKEECSFAYPEICGAQVAWFLIGALKQRLGLDLRMGRFLDLLALAIVADVMPLTSINRPLVKKGIEMLSISQRPAFEAVRAYLGKSRFGAEDIGYGIAPRINSAGRMEDASIALRFLRAKTLSDASREWMELDNLNQMRRRIETETTEAAFAMANPSDSVIVVAGEGWHDGVVGIVASRLVDRFKKPAIVLSIENGVAKGSGRSIGEVDLFSLLDDCSGYLDGFGGHKMAAGLRLDAERVDAFRAALCKTASALDPELFFPKEHLMGELPITEVDWELMEILSRFEPYGEANIKPRFLIKDISIIDARVIGAEKNHLKLILGSSDRKLQAIQFGYEKMVEIGQKVAVTGSLQINEFNNKRSVQMLIDKIH